In the Oryza glaberrima chromosome 6, OglaRS2, whole genome shotgun sequence genome, one interval contains:
- the LOC127775352 gene encoding deSI-like protein At4g17486, with protein MAPFSSSSSPSPAPAPALAPASSSSTASTPRAPRQQLPRGALSASSSSSPVYLNVYDVTPANGYARWLGLGVYHSGVQVHGVEYAYGAHDGAGSGIFEVAPRRCPGYAFREAILVGTTELTRAEVRAVMADLAADFPGDAYNLVSRNCNHFCDAACRRLVRARIPRWVNRLAKIGVVFTCVIPGNGAAVRRKGDPPATATAPGGKASIRSRSARQGADAAAPPRPKTFFRSLSVGGGGGKNVTPRPLSTSPSPTPPAPPAFTTAT; from the exons ATGgcgcccttctcctcctcctcctcgccctcgccggcgccggcgccggcgctggcaccggcctcctcctcctccaccgcctccacgccCCGGGCCCCAAGGCAGCAGCTGCCTCGCGGCGCGttgtcggcgtcgtcgtcgtcgtccccggtGTACCTCAACGTGTACGACGTCACCCCCGCCAACGGCTACGCGCGCTGGCTCGGCCTCGGCGTCTACCACTCCGGCGTCCAAG TTCATGGGGTGGAGTACGCGTACGGGGCGCACGACGGGGCGGGGAGCGGGATCTTCGAGGTGGCGCCGAGGAGGTGCCCGGGGTACGCCTTCCGGGAGGCGATCCTGGTGGGGACGACGGAGCTGACGCGCGCCGAGGTGCGCGCGGTCATGGCGGACCTCGCCGCGGACTTCCCCGGCGACGCCTACAACCTCGTCTCCCGCAACTGCAACCACTTCTGCgacgccgcgtgccgccgcctcgtccgcgccCGCATCCCGCGCTGGGTCAACCGCCTCGCCAAGATCGGGGTCGTCTTCACCTGCGTCATCCCGGGCAACGGCGCCGCGGTGCGGCGCAAGGGGGACcccccggccaccgccaccgcccccggCGGGAAGGCCAGCATCCGCAGCCGCTCCGCTCGCCAGggcgcggacgccgccgcgccgccgcggcccaaGACGTTCTTCCGCTCCctctccgtcggcggcggcggcggcaagaacgtgacgccgcggccgctctcgacctcgccgtcgccgacaccGCCCGCTCCCCCGGCGTTTACCACCGCCACGTAA